In the genome of Triticum urartu cultivar G1812 chromosome 5, Tu2.1, whole genome shotgun sequence, one region contains:
- the LOC125555908 gene encoding neo-calmodulin-like isoform X1 — MDELSQEQIQEFREAFKLFDKDGDGTITTKELGTVMRSLGQHPTEDELKDMVEEVDADGSGTIDFNEFLGLVARQMRGDAEAEEELHEAFRVFDKDNNGFISLDELRTVMKNLGEKLSEDELNEMLQEADADGDGQINYKEFAKVMMAKTEKEDQKTYKFRTMVILLNRRTQQYKDQQQQSPSIVRMPILKNLQVSTSNI; from the exons ATGGACGAGCTTTCCCAGGAGCAGATCCAGGAGTTCCGGGAGGCCTTCAAGCTCTTCGACAAAGACGGCGATG GGACGATCACGACCAAGGAGCTGGGGACGGTGATGCGGTCGCTGGGGCAGCACCCGACGGAGGATGAGCTCAAGGACATGGTGGAGGAGGTGGACGCCGACGGCAGCGGCACCATCGACTTCAACGAGTTCCTGGGGCTGGTGGCGCGGCAGATGCGCGGGGACGCCGAAGCCGAGGAGGAGCTCCACGAGGCCTTCCGCGTCTTCGACAAGGACAACAATGGCTTCATCTCCCTCGACGAGCTCCGCACCGTCATGAAGAACCTCGGCGAGAAGCTCTCCGAGGACGAGCTCAACGAGATGCTCCAGGAGGCCGACGCCGACGGCGACGGGCAGATTAACTACAAGGAGTTCGCCAAGGTCATGATGGCAAA AACTGAAAAGGAAGATCAGAAAACTTACAAGTTCAGAACAATGGTTATATTATTGAATAGAAGAACACAACAGTACAAGGACCAGCAGCAACAGTCGCCAAGCATTGTTCGCATGCCAATACTTAAAAACTTACAGGTTTCAACTTCCAACATATAA
- the LOC125555908 gene encoding neo-calmodulin-like isoform X2, which yields MDELSQEQIQEFREAFKLFDKDGDGTITTKELGTVMRSLGQHPTEDELKDMVEEVDADGSGTIDFNEFLGLVARQMRGDAEAEEELHEAFRVFDKDNNGFISLDELRTVMKNLGEKLSEDELNEMLQEADADGDGQINYKEFAKVMMAKRRANAEEHGAGDHGGSDHSHGDGGGCPCTIL from the exons ATGGACGAGCTTTCCCAGGAGCAGATCCAGGAGTTCCGGGAGGCCTTCAAGCTCTTCGACAAAGACGGCGATG GGACGATCACGACCAAGGAGCTGGGGACGGTGATGCGGTCGCTGGGGCAGCACCCGACGGAGGATGAGCTCAAGGACATGGTGGAGGAGGTGGACGCCGACGGCAGCGGCACCATCGACTTCAACGAGTTCCTGGGGCTGGTGGCGCGGCAGATGCGCGGGGACGCCGAAGCCGAGGAGGAGCTCCACGAGGCCTTCCGCGTCTTCGACAAGGACAACAATGGCTTCATCTCCCTCGACGAGCTCCGCACCGTCATGAAGAACCTCGGCGAGAAGCTCTCCGAGGACGAGCTCAACGAGATGCTCCAGGAGGCCGACGCCGACGGCGACGGGCAGATTAACTACAAGGAGTTCGCCAAGGTCATGATGGCAAA ACGGCGAGCAAATGCGGAGGAACATGGAGCTGGCGATCACGGTGGGTCGGATCACTCACACGGCGATGGGGGCGGTTGCCCATGTACAATTCTCTAA